In the Silurus meridionalis isolate SWU-2019-XX chromosome 6, ASM1480568v1, whole genome shotgun sequence genome, one interval contains:
- the LOC124387969 gene encoding C-C motif chemokine 4 homolog, giving the protein MSSPSFLMVLLVLTCFQSFMLAQNAIGAGLCCFEFHKRPISAANVVSVEETTSDCTIPGVVFTTKKGFQICADPEVDWVKEIIKIKKLNVEITDRNVPDSCCIRYQSDPIPIRVITGYKVSDHLCTKPAVIFFLRNSSEVCGDPELDWVQRCMRRIDQMEYNIMMQTSNSSSQS; this is encoded by the exons ATGTCCTCTCCTTCTTTCCTGATGGTTTTGCTGGTTCTCACCTGCTTTCAGTCTTTCATGTTGGCTCAGA ATGCGATTGGAGCGGGTTTGTGCTGTTTTGAGTTCCATAAAAGACCAATTTCTGCAGCGAACGTCGTCTCTGTGGAAGAAACAACATCTGACTGCACAATTCCTGGAGTCGT TTTTACAACCAAAAAGGGATTCCAGATATGTGCAGATCCTGAGGTGGATTGGGTGAAGGAGATCATCAAAATCAAAA AACTGAATGTGGAAATAACAGACAGAAATGTACCAGACTCATGCTGTATCAGATACCAGAGCGATCCAATCCCTATCAGAGTCATTACAGGGTATAAAGTATCAGACCATCTGTGTACAAAACCTGCAGTCAT CTTTTTCTTGAGGAACAGCAGTGAGGTGTGTGGAGATCCTGAACTCGACTGGGTGCAGAGATGCATGAGGAGAATTGACCAGATGGAGTATAATATAATGATGCAAACTTCAAACTCGTCCTCTCAGTCCTGA
- the LOC124387970 gene encoding C-C motif chemokine 5-like — translation MFSTSHSVLLVLLVITCFYYYTECDDELMTHFCLNEDSLHMDSSTVHGQEISTTSCTSGTTNSGVHGAGLCCFELLKKPIPAAKIATVKETRFDCIIPGVIVTTKKGLQMCADPEVDWLKRIIESKRKPTA, via the exons ATGTTCTCCACTAGTCATTCGGTTCTGCTGGTTCTACTGGTGATCACCTGCTTTTATTACTACACAGAATGTGATG aTGAACTCATGACCCATTTTTGTTTAAACGAGGATTCACTACACATGGATTCCTCAACAGTGCATGGTCAAGAAATCTCAACAACCTCCTGTACTTCAGGCACAACGAATTCAG GAGTGCATGGAGCAGGATTGTGTTGTTTTGAGTTACTTAAAAAACCAATTCCTGCAGCAAAAAtcgccactgtcaaagaaacaaGGTTCGACTGCATCATTCCTGGAGTCAT TGTTACAACAAAAAAGGGATTACAGATGTGTGCAGATCCTGAGGTGGATTGGTTGAAGCGGATCATCGAAAGCAAACGTAAACCAACAGCATAG